Proteins encoded by one window of Agelaius phoeniceus isolate bAgePho1 chromosome 3, bAgePho1.hap1, whole genome shotgun sequence:
- the PHF3 gene encoding PHD finger protein 3 isoform X1 — MDVVDTFNHLIPTEQLDDALFLESNLENEVCEDFSTSQNVLEDSLKNMLSDKDPMLGSASAQFCLPVLDSNDPNFQMPCSTVTGLDDTMDEEGVKESGNDTIDDDELALPNRNLRSRAEEASVTSPRKSPRLMAQEPVRSLRQSTLAKRSNVAPPLNTKKSSVKSGSAPKNGQKQERSPVKETDVAARLKTEQPREVRRSTRRSGQLEGAAAAVTASQNNKKCLPGPEDGKEIKSETPEQTKVEETPQELSCANLTEPCSPSPGETKEIVEVAMNTDSGSAESVCSVSADTEMIPVKNETTDVIDSMGLENSSEEKTDNKAEESEKKAEEHNQIEITGNNNDSSSACLNTDGICETFSNSSSSVKEGVDCSSGSHSVEVLDENALSVKECVTEAGGDDKGMEKTETPSEKLLDSTDCDNKDLKSKEFTSADPGNSILESTVVDQSSQNVQQQIDSTKVEGPEASKFQDDERQIGISTKCEKNIRPRHSKSIVQNKQNLSAGTRQKSGSVQQETTRSRTRAAVAVSGLHSSSSASLKRNADEQESHQHPSNPVKIRKKQSDLGLKAKSGISGVTVKKQTNTKLKKIPRVQASGQAQKLSVQKASEKSPTHQSCSKDTHHSVHSLSGHVSHPGQKQASKHQLATGLKANNSTKEEAETKDPSVVEHLKEDDKEKNKSKRNDRNLQPRQRRSSKSLSLDEPPLFIPDNISTVKKEGLEHTSASESKHIWVPSKQCGFCKKPHGNRFMVGCGRCDDWFHGDCVGLSLSQAQQMGEEDKEYVCVKCCAEEDKKMECFDQNVPDSQVKLEHKEEKAIECEKLGVSKQTPTCNLNTATEKTKQTEDTGKHKVKIFRRESGDGKNLPESRDSDTKKGQHVPARKGSQTTAIPRRSPEDKNEKTSKESLSTMERSTKSVFNCVLVGVHEKQEIKKKKNEKGSSSATHLPAVPASKPSADQIRQSVKQSLKEILMKRLTDSSLKIPEERAAKVATRIERELYSFFRDTDAKYKNKYRSLMFNLKDPKNNILFKKVLKGEVTPDHLIKMSPEELASKELAAWRQRENRHTIEMIEKEQREVERRPITKITHKGEIEIESETPMKEQEEVMEIQEPNTKLFEKSEEAEKDKEINESASPDTTSQHKNHLFDLNCKICIGRMAPPTDDVSGKKVKVSVGVARKQSDNEAESIADALSSTSSILASELLEDDKQDSSKSFTPLPKSETPGTVECESLFLARLNFIWKGFINMPSVAKFVIKAYPVSGSFEYLTEDLPDSIQVGGRISPHTVWDYVEKIKASGTKEICVVRFTPVTEEDQISYALLFAYFSSRKRYGVAANNMKQVKDLYLIPLGSSDKVPHHLVPFDGPGIEIHRPNLLLGLIIRQKMKRQITAVSSVTSSFADEAAESTLSSLPPEKKSKPSKHEVSHHDLALEEEEENNFFNSFTTVLHKQRNKPQQSNTDDAPAVIEPLVESTKHEPPKPLRFLPGVLVGWENQPSTLELANKPLPVDDILQSLLGTTGQVYEHSKSEAGPSEDIPLLNEQATLKEETMDVADVTAEAGEAKTGLDDPQESTNAAATVDAAAVGTSSSARSTGSLIGLTLKGKPPDVSTEAFLANLSAQAQNKETEESKENDPKRQIPDKDSVAQEVRRSTNSSFSSSSNSGKKPSENNVNVGSAEGTTANTSKSPPFINLKRDPRQAAGRSQQTNISENKDGDVSRNEDRQNASGNDQGEPENKQLSGEGGLNLYQSEAQTNETPFSSAAAKADNTVASQAEDTKHSQEDGLMQNIETVNSFRRGPAATSSHFETENSSRSEFISKVPSPIASGSFSSVGPPQQNFQHSKSNPPGFQFQAPAPHNFPPQNNPMFGFPPHLPPPLLPPPGFGFPQNPMMPWPPVAHLSGQPQYAGPIAQGLPVAHKQSRFLGPENFFQSKDSRRPERRHSDPWGREEQHLERGFSRGKNDRQRPYSETHHQKKDRHEKEWSNEKYWEQDSERNRRRDRNQEKERERKSREEGQRDKERARSPHSDRAADGKSPRETRNPEKKTEKPKSDEQAHEKDKEREKSKDKHRERESEKNRERHRDHSDRTKSKR; from the exons ATGGATGTAGTTGATACATTTAACCATTTAATTCCTACTGAACAATTAGATGATGCCCTATTTCTAGAATCCAACCTGGAGAATGAAGTCTGTGAGGATTTTAGTACAAGTCAAAATGTCTTAGAGGATTCGCTGAAGAACATGCTCAGCGATAAGGATCCTATGCTAGGATCTGCAAGTGCCCAGTTCTGTTTGCCTGTTTTGGATAGCAATGACCCCAATTTCCAGATGCCTTGTTCTACAG tTACTGGTCTTGATGATACTATGGATGAAGAAGGAGTTAAAGAGAGTGGTAATGACACCATTGATGATGATGAGCTTGCTTTACCTAATAGGAATTTGAGAAGCCGTGCTGAAGAAGCATCAGTCACATCACCGAGGAAATCACCACGTTTAATGGCACAAG AACCAGTACGGAGTCTGCGGCAGAGCACGCTAGCCAAGCGTTCGAATGTTGCTCCTCCTCTTAATACCAAGAAATCATCCGTAAAAAGTGGATCTGCTCCAAAAAATGGACAGAAACAAGAGAGAAGTCCAGTTAAAGAGACAGATGTTGCAGCACGCTTGAAAACGGAGCAGCCTAGGGAGGTTAGGCGTAGTACAAGACGATCAGGACAGttggaaggagcagcagcagcagtaacagcatcccaaaataataaaaaatgtctgCCTGGTCCTGAAGATGGGAAAGAAATAAAGTCTGAAACCCCTGAGCAGACAAAAGTTGAAGAAACACCCCAAGAGTTAAGTTGTGCTAATTTAACAGAGCCCTGTTCTCCTTCTCCTGGGGAAACAAAGGAAATAGTAGAGGTTGCAATGAACACTGACTCTGGGAGTGCTGAGTCAGTTTGTTCAGTATCTGCAGATACTGAAATGATTCctgttaaaaatgaaacaactgATGTGATTGATTCAATGGGCTTGGAAAATTCTTCAGAAGAAAAGACTGATAATAAAGCAGAGGAATcagagaagaaagcagaagaaCATAATCAAATTGAAATAACTGGAAACAATAATGATTCATCCAGTGCTTGCTTGAATACAGATGGAATTTGTGAGACCTTTTCAAATTCGTCCAGCTCTGTGAAAGAGGGGGTTGATTGCAGTTCAGGTTCCCACAGCGTGGAAGTTCTTGATGAAAATGCATTGTCAGTAAAGGAATGTGTAACAGAAGCTGGAGGTGATGACAAGGGAATGGAGAAAACTGAAACTCCATCTGAGAAACTATTGGACAGTACAGACTGTGATAATAAAGACTTGAAAAGCAAAGAGTTTACTTCAGCTGACCCAGGAAATAGCATTTTAGAAAGCACTGTTGTTGACCAGTCAAGCCAAAATGTACAGCAGCAGATCGACAGTACTAAAGTTGAAGGCCCAGAGGCATCAAAATTTCAGGATGATGAGAGACAAATTGGTATTTCAACAAAATGTGAAAAGAACATTAGGCCCCGGCATAGTAAATCCATAGTACAGAATAAACAAAATCTGAGTGCAGGTACTCGGCAGAAATCAGGTTCAGTGCAACAAGAAACGACTCGGTCAAGAACGagagctgctgttgctgtttcGGGCCTTCACAGTTCCTCTTCAGCAAGTCTGAAGCGAAATGCTGATGAGCAAGAGAGTCATCAGCATCCAAGTAACCCAGTTAAAATTAGAAAGAAACAATCTGATCTGggtttgaaagcaaagagtGGCATTTCAGGAGTGACTGTAAAAAAACAGACCAACACAAAGCTAAAGAAAATACCCCGAGTCCAGGCTTCTGGGCAAGCCCAGAAGTTATCAGTTCAAAAAGCAAGTGAGAAATCTCCTACTCATCAAAGCTGCTCTAAAGATACCCACCACTCTGTGCATTCATTGTCAGGTCATGTTTCACATCCTGGTCAGAAGCAAGCCAGCAAACACCAACTTGCAACTGGGCTAAAAGCTAATAACTCTACAAAGGAAGAGGCAGAGACTAAAGATCCCTCTGTTGTAGAACATCTGAAGGAGGatgataaggaaaaaaacaagtcaAAAAGAAATGATAGAAATCTCCAACCTCGCCAGAGAAGAAGTAGCAAAAGTCTTTCACTTGATGAACCTCCTTTGTTCATTCCAGATAACATTTCAACTGTTAAAAAGGAAGGCTTGGAACATACCTCTGCTAGTGAAAGCAAACATATTTGGGTGCCCAGCAAACAATGTGGCTTTTGCAAAAAGCCACATGGTAACAG GTTTATGGTAGGTTGTGGTAGATGTGATGATTGGTTTCATGGTGATTGTGTTGGGCTGAGCCTTTCTCAAGCACAGCAGATGGGTGAAGAAGATAAAGAGTATGTGTGTGTGAAATGCTGTGctgaagaagacaaaaaaatggAGTGCTTTGATCAAAATGTACCAGATAGTCAAGTGAAACTTGagcataaagaagaaaaagcgATTGAGTGTGAAAAACTGGGGGTGTCAAAGCAAACACCTACTTGTAATCTAAATACAGCGactgaaaaaacaaagcaaacggAGGACACTGGGAAGCACAAAGTCAAAATCTTCAGACGG GAATCTGGGGATGGGAAGAATTTACCAGAGTCCAGAGACTCAGATACTAAAAAAGGGCAGCATGTTCCTGCTCGGAAGGGATCACAAACTACTGCAATTCCTCGGCGGTCCCCtgaagataaaaatgaaaaaacaagtAAAGAATCCCTTAGTACAATGGAAAGGTCCACAAAATCAG TTTTTAACTGTGTTTTGGTAGGTGTGCATGAGAAacaagaaattaagaaaaagaaaaatgagaagggATCCAGTAGTGCAACAcacctgccagctgtgccagcttccAAGCCATCTGCTGATCAGATAAGACAAAGCGTTAAGCAGTCTCTTAAGGAAATTCTTATGAAAAG ATTGACAGACTCCAGTTTAAAGATTCCTGAGGAGAGAGCAGCAAAAGTTGCCACAAGGATTGAAAGAGAGTTATATTCTTTTTTTCGAGACACTGACGCGAAGTATAAGAACAAATACAGAAGTTTAATGTTCAATCTGAAAGATCCTAAAAATAAT ATACTATTTAAGAAAGTACTGAAAGGAGAGGTTACTCCAGATCATCTAATAAAAATGAGCCCAGAAGAACTGGCTTCCAAAGAGCTGGCTGcttggagacagagagaaaacagacaT ACAATTGAAATGATTGAGAAAGAGCAGAGGGAGGTTGAAAGAAGACCTATTACAAAAATTACTCACAAAGGAGAAATAGAAATTGAAAGTGAGACACCAATGAAAGAGCAAGAGGAAGTAATGGAAATTCAG GAACCTAATACGAAGTTGTTTGAGAAGTCAGAAGAAGCTGAAAAggataaagaaataaatgaatCTGCATCTCCGGACACTACAAGTCAACATAAAAATCATCTCTTTGATCTAAACTGCAAAATCTGCATAG GCCGAATGGCACCACCTACTGATGATGTGTCAGGGAAGAAGGTGAAGGTTTCTGTTGGGGTTGCACGGAAGCAGTCCGACAATGAAGCAGAGAGCATTGCAGACGCACTCTCCTCCACATCAAGTATTTTAGCTTCAGAATTACTGGAAGATGATAAGCAAGACTCGTCAAAGTCATTCACACCTCTCCCAAA GTCAGAAACGCCTGGTACTGTGGAATGTGAAAGTCTGTTTCTGGCACGACTGAACTTCATCTGGAAGGGCTTTATCAATATGCCTTCCGTAGCAAAATTTGTTATTAAGGCTTATCCAGTTTCTGGCTCCTTTGAGTATTTAACAGAG GATTTACCTGATAGTATTCAAGTAGGTGGCAGGATATCTCCCCACACTGTCTGGGATTATGTAGAAAAAATCAAAGCTTCAGGGACCAAG GAGATCTGCGTGGTTCGCTTTACCCCGGTAACCGAAGAAGATCAGATCTCCTATGCATTGCTGTTCGCCTATTTCAGCAGTAGAAAACGTTATGGTGTAGCGGCCAATAATATGAAGCAAGTGAAAGATTTGTACCTCATCCCTTTAGGTTCCTCAGATAAAGTCCCTCATCACCTTGTGCCTTTTGATGGGCCTG GGATTGAAATACATCGACCAAATTTATTACTGGGATTGATAATTCGCCAGAAGATGAAGAGGCAGATTACTGCTGTTTCAAGTGTAACCAGCAGTTTTGCAGATGAAGCTGCTGAAAGTACCTTGAGTAGCTTGCCAccagagaagaaaagcaagccAAGCAAACATGAAGTCTCACATCATGATTTGGCActagaagaagaagaggaaaataatttttttaattccttcacAACTGTGCTACACAAGCAGAGAAATAAACCACAGCAGTCTAATACAGACGATGCTCCAGCAGTTATTGAGCCGTTGGTGGAAAGTACCAAACATGAACCACCAAAGCCTCTCAGGTTTCTTCCTGGAGTCCTGGTTGGATGGGAAAATCAGCCTTCAACTCTGGAGCTAGCAAATAAACCCTTGCCAGTTGATGATATTCTTCAAAGCCTGTTGGGCACAACAGGGCAGGTGTATGAGCACAGCAAGTCAGAAGCAGGTCCTAGTGAAGACATACCATTATTAAATGAACAGGCCACCTTGAAAGAAGAAACCATGGATGTTGCTGATGTAACTGCTGAAGCTGGTGAAGCAAAGACTGGTTTGGATGATCCTCAAGAATCCACTAATGCTGCTGCAactgtggatgcagcagctgtAGGGACCTCAAGTTCTGCAAGAAGTACTGGTTCTTTGATAGGGCTGACTCTTAAGGGAAAACCTCCAGATGTCTCCACAGAAGCATTTTTAGCAAATTTGTCTGCTCAGGCACAGAATAAGGAAACTGAAGAAAGTAAAGAAAATGACCCAAAGCGACAGATACCAGACAAAGATAGTGTTGCACAGGAAGTTAGAAGGAGCACAAATTCCAGCTTTTCTTCCTCAtcaaattcaggaaaaaagcCCAGTGAGAACAATGTTAATGTAGGCTCTGCTGAAGGTACTACTGCTAATACCTCTAAATCACCACCATTTATTAATCTTAAAAGAGACCCACGACAGGCAGCTGGACGAAGCCAGCAGACtaatatttcagaaaacaaGGATGGAGATGTTAGCAGAAATGAAGACCGACAAAATGCTTCAGGAAATGATCAAGGAGAACCAGAGAATAAACAACTTTCTGGAGAAGGGGGCTTAAACCTGTATCAAAGTGAGGCACAAACCAATGAGACACCGTTCAGTTCAGCTGCAGCTAAGGCAGATAACACAGTTGCATCACAAGCAGAAGATACCAAACACTCACAGGAAGATGGATTGATGCAAAACATTGAAACAGTGAACTCATTTAGAAGAGGACCAGCCGCAACTTCATCTCATTTTGAAACTGAAAACTCTTCTCGTTCTGAATTTATTTCCAAAGTCCCAAGCCCTATTGCAAGTGGCAGCTTCTCATCTGTTGGACCTCCACAGCAGAATTTTCAGCATTCTAAATCTAATCCACCTGGATTTCAATTTCAGGCTCCTGCACCTCATAACTTCCCTCCACAAAACAACCCTATGTTTGGATTTCCTCCTCATTTACCACCTccgcttcttcctcctcctggctTTGGTTTTCCTCAAAATCCAATGATGCCATGGCCACCAGTAGCTCATTTATCAGGTCAGCCACAGTATGCCGGACCCATTGCACAAGGGCTACCAGTGGCTCACAAACAATCAAGATTTTTGGGACCAGAAAATTTTTTTCAGAGTAAAGACAGTAGGAGACCGGAAAGACGCCACAGCGATCCTTGGGGCAGAGAAGAACAGCATTTAGAGAGAGGATTCAGTAGAGGAAAAAATGATCGACAAAGACCTTACAGTGAAACCCATCACCAAAAAAAAGACAGACATGAAAAAGAATGGAGCAATGAAAAATACTGGGAGCAAGATTCTGAGAGAAACAGGCGCAGAGACAGAAAccaggaaaaagagagagagcgGAAGAGTAGAGAGGAAGGacagagagacaaagaaagagCGCGATCCCCACACAGTGATAGAGCTGCTGATGGAAAAAGCCCCAGAGAGACtagaaatccagaaaaaaagacagagaagCCTAAAAGTGATGAACAGGCTCATGAAAAAGAtaaggagagggagaaaagcaaagacaaacATAGAGAACGAGAAAGTGAaaagaacagagagagacataggGACCACAGTGACAGAACTAAAAGCAAAAGGTAA